Proteins encoded in a region of the Panicum hallii strain FIL2 chromosome 3, PHallii_v3.1, whole genome shotgun sequence genome:
- the LOC112885304 gene encoding peroxidase 2-like, whose product MAASSSRVPSPGWLLAAHCALLLALAGAGAARGHPPALSSTFYDASCPGAHDVVRRVIQDARVSDPRIPASLIRLHFHDCFVNGCDGSLLLDDDLPAIRTEKTVPANNNSARGFPVVDGIKRALEAACPGIVSCADILALAAEISVEISGGPSWRVLLGRRDGTKTNVESANNLPSPFDSLDKLQQKFRNVNLDDTDLVALQGAHTFGKVRCQVTRENCTAGQPEGTLENLDQVTPNVFDNKYYGNLLHGQAQLPSDQVMLSDAAAPATTAPIVHRFASNQKDFFGNFVASMIKMGNISPLTERDGEIRKNCRRVNSKGY is encoded by the exons ATGGCGGCCTCCTCCTCTCGCGTCCCTTCTCCTGGGTGGCTGCTCGCCGCGCACTGCGCGCTCCTGCTAGCTTTGGCCGGAGCTGGAGCTGCACGCGGCCACCCTCCGGCGCTGAGCTCCACGTTCTACGACGCGTCGTGCCCCGGCGCCCACGACGTCGTCCGCCGCGTCATCCAGGACGCGCGCGTCTCCGACCCCCGCATCCCGGCCAGCCTCATCCGCCTCCACTTCCACGACTGCTTCGTCAAC GGTTGCGACGGCTCACTTCTGCTGGACGACGACCTCCCCGCGATCCGCACCGAGAAGACCGTGCCAGCCAACAACAACTCGGCGCGCGGCTTCCCGGTGGTCGACGGCATCAAGCGCGCGCTGGAGGCGGCGTGCCCCGGCATCGTCTCCTGCGCCGACATCCTTGCCCTCGCAGCCGAGATCTCCGTTGAAATC TCTGGAGGACCAAGCTGGAGAGTGCTGCTCGGCCGGCGGGACGGCACCAAGACCAACGTCGAGAGCGCCAACAACCTCCCGAGCCCTTTCGACTCCCTGGACAAGCTCCAGCAGAAGTTCAGAAACGTCAACCTCGACGACACTGATCTCGTCGCCCTCCAAG GAGCGCACACCTTTGGCAAAGTGCGGTGCCAGGTCACGCGGGAGAACTGCACGGCCGGGCAGCCTGAGGGCACGCTGGAGAACCTGGACCAGGTTACGCCCAACGTGTTCGACAACAAGTATTACGGCAACCTCTTGCACGGCCAAGCTCAGCTGCCGTCCGACCAGGTCATGCTGTCGGACGCTGCTGCGCCGGCGACCACTGCGCCCATCGTTCACCGATTCGCGAGCAACCAAAAGGATTTCTTCGGGAACTTTGTGGCGTCCATGATCAAGATGGGCAACATCAGCCCGCTGACTGAGAGGGATGGAGAGATCAGGAAGAACTGCCGGAGGGTCAATAGCAAAGGCTACTGA